In Paenibacillus hexagrammi, the following are encoded in one genomic region:
- a CDS encoding family 43 glycosylhydrolase, with amino-acid sequence MLVGQINLKKMYMVLLATFLLTLMVPFHAFADSIEFHNKLIERRADPFIYKHTDGYYYFMASVPEYDRLELRKSRTITGIKEAAPQVIWTKPATGERNGWIWAPEIHFIDGKWYVYYSASPSSDLAGGQRIYVLENASADPTTGSWVDKGRLMPDLNEFHIDGTYFENNGQKYFAWSGVGTNGNSIYMASMSNAWTVSSSRVLLTEPTLSWERVSSAVNEGPEFIKRNGKVFLTYSSDYCDANYKMGILSAPDTANLLDRASWTKSSQPIFSSNPQGNVFGPGHHSFTRSPDDTQDVIVYHAIDSSSGGCDASRSVRAQTFSWNSDGSPNLSIPVSEGTVMPPPSGENRFEAEYADSIAGLATVMSYSQASNGKDVGYLNNSSSYIQFNQVKVPAAGTYTLTIRYGNGSGKTSTHALSINGGAPITVSYPNLGSWGTFGTVKVNVDLKAGTNTLKLAYYSSYAEVDYVQVDVPSYEAEDATVNHATVLNESGASGNRKVGYVDYSDSYVEFTVNVPSAKTYTLAARYTNGSGTAATQNVTINGSAGYIMDYPNYNESWLTYRMTSIDVVLNQGVNTIRFAKGTSYAELDSITLVPTVASGSVMKLINQSSGKVADVANASTNDGADVRQWSDLNNNAQKFRFDSAGSGYYKITNVGSGKVLDVQNASTADGANVWQWSDLGNDAQKWRLVYVGLGSYKLISKNSGKALDLANADPNNGADIRQWSDNGNKAQVWVLELIP; translated from the coding sequence ATGCTAGTAGGTCAAATAAATTTGAAGAAAATGTATATGGTCCTTCTTGCCACGTTCCTGTTAACCCTGATGGTACCCTTTCACGCTTTTGCGGATTCCATCGAATTTCATAATAAACTGATTGAGCGTAGAGCGGACCCATTTATTTATAAACATACTGACGGCTATTATTATTTCATGGCATCAGTTCCAGAGTATGATCGGCTAGAGCTTCGTAAATCGAGAACGATTACTGGAATTAAAGAAGCCGCTCCCCAAGTGATATGGACCAAGCCTGCAACCGGTGAACGAAACGGCTGGATTTGGGCGCCTGAAATTCATTTTATTGACGGAAAATGGTATGTCTATTACTCGGCCTCACCGAGTAGCGATCTGGCAGGAGGACAACGCATTTACGTGCTTGAGAATGCTTCCGCAGATCCGACAACCGGTTCGTGGGTGGACAAAGGAAGACTGATGCCGGATCTCAATGAATTCCATATAGATGGCACTTATTTTGAAAATAACGGGCAAAAATACTTCGCTTGGTCCGGAGTAGGGACTAACGGTAATTCTATTTATATGGCTTCCATGAGCAATGCATGGACAGTTAGCAGCTCAAGAGTGTTGTTGACAGAACCAACCCTTTCCTGGGAACGGGTAAGCAGTGCGGTGAATGAAGGCCCCGAATTTATTAAACGAAATGGCAAGGTTTTTTTAACGTACTCCTCCGATTATTGTGATGCGAATTATAAAATGGGAATTTTGTCTGCGCCGGATACCGCCAACTTGTTAGATCGCGCTTCCTGGACAAAATCTTCTCAACCGATATTTAGTTCCAATCCGCAAGGGAATGTGTTCGGTCCGGGTCATCACAGTTTTACGAGGTCGCCGGATGATACTCAAGATGTTATCGTTTATCATGCCATTGACAGCAGTAGCGGAGGCTGTGATGCTAGTCGGAGCGTACGAGCGCAGACATTCTCCTGGAATAGTGACGGGTCCCCCAATCTGAGCATTCCCGTTTCAGAAGGCACGGTGATGCCCCCTCCATCGGGCGAGAACCGCTTTGAGGCTGAGTATGCGGACTCAATTGCAGGCTTGGCTACCGTCATGAGCTATTCTCAAGCCTCCAATGGCAAAGATGTCGGTTATTTGAATAACTCCTCGAGCTATATTCAATTTAATCAAGTGAAAGTCCCAGCAGCAGGAACCTATACGCTAACTATCCGTTATGGTAACGGCAGCGGCAAGACCTCTACCCATGCGTTGTCAATCAACGGGGGTGCCCCTATTACCGTTAGTTATCCAAACCTTGGCTCTTGGGGGACATTTGGAACCGTTAAAGTCAATGTGGATTTAAAAGCGGGAACGAATACTTTGAAGCTGGCTTATTACAGCAGTTATGCAGAAGTAGACTATGTCCAAGTGGATGTACCTAGTTATGAAGCGGAGGACGCAACCGTTAACCATGCTACGGTATTGAATGAGTCTGGTGCTTCCGGCAATAGAAAAGTGGGATACGTCGATTATTCAGACAGCTATGTTGAGTTTACTGTGAATGTGCCTTCAGCCAAAACTTACACACTTGCTGCCAGATATACGAATGGTTCGGGAACTGCCGCCACGCAAAACGTTACGATCAATGGAAGCGCTGGCTATATCATGGATTATCCCAATTACAATGAAAGCTGGCTTACCTACCGAATGACTTCTATTGATGTTGTCCTGAATCAAGGCGTGAATACCATACGTTTTGCGAAAGGAACGAGTTATGCAGAGCTGGACTCCATTACACTTGTTCCAACAGTTGCATCCGGTTCTGTCATGAAGCTAATCAATCAGAGCAGCGGTAAAGTAGCGGATGTTGCCAATGCATCAACAAATGATGGGGCGGATGTACGACAATGGTCCGATTTAAACAATAATGCTCAAAAATTCAGATTTGATAGTGCTGGAAGTGGGTACTACAAAATAACGAATGTAGGAAGCGGTAAAGTGTTAGATGTTCAAAATGCATCAACAGCAGACGGTGCGAATGTATGGCAGTGGTCTGACCTGGGGAATGATGCGCAGAAATGGCGTTTGGTTTACGTAGGTCTTGGCAGCTACAAGCTCATCTCAAAGAACAGCGGAAAAGCACTGGATCTTGCCAATGCCGATCCTAATAATGGAGCCGATATTCGTCAGTGGAGCGACAACGGCAACAAGGCACAGGTGTGGGTTCTGGAATTAATACCATAG
- a CDS encoding DUF3502 domain-containing protein yields MPRCLPIAVSILFPLKRVCSPEILKGDNRSELEAGKSGVDQHHTQTFLGERQKMDKLQPGSDLQFFPFAATRNNLISMSITHGGTSIGAHSKHAERALMVYDLLRQDPEIYHLFNYGLEGVQYVVKDGKRYRPDGYDVQRDDFYSDFWGGRIDKNEIPDGNDWSGKADLYASYDKIKKPYPYGRFVFDKAPVENELTAITQVVGQMAPAIAYGKAGDPVKAVNEFRDKLKAAGHDKVMAELQKQLDNFKKMVESSK; encoded by the coding sequence TTGCCCCGATGCTTACCTATAGCAGTTTCCATCCTGTTCCCCCTTAAAAGAGTGTGTTCTCCGGAGATACTTAAAGGCGATAACCGCTCCGAGCTCGAAGCCGGCAAGTCGGGTGTCGATCAGCATCATACCCAGACCTTCCTGGGCGAACGTCAAAAGATGGATAAACTTCAGCCGGGCTCCGATCTGCAGTTCTTTCCATTTGCGGCTACACGCAATAACTTGATCTCCATGTCGATTACTCACGGGGGAACATCCATCGGAGCGCATAGTAAACATGCGGAACGTGCATTGATGGTGTATGATTTACTTCGCCAGGATCCGGAAATCTATCACCTTTTCAACTATGGTTTGGAAGGCGTTCAATATGTGGTGAAAGACGGCAAACGTTATCGTCCGGATGGCTATGATGTTCAGCGTGATGATTTTTACTCTGATTTCTGGGGAGGACGTATCGATAAGAACGAAATTCCGGATGGGAACGATTGGAGCGGCAAGGCGGATCTGTATGCCTCCTATGATAAAATCAAAAAGCCGTATCCTTACGGAAGATTCGTATTTGATAAAGCGCCAGTAGAAAATGAGTTGACTGCCATTACACAAGTTGTTGGTCAAATGGCACCGGCCATTGCATACGGCAAAGCAGGCGATCCTGTAAAAGCGGTGAATGAATTCCGTGATAAGCTAAAGGCCGCAGGTCATGATAAAGTGATGGCGGAGCTGCAGAAGCAGCTCGACAACTTTAAGAAAATGGTTGAATCCAGTAAATAA
- a CDS encoding glycoside hydrolase: MGLFKKSSTAMLSLFITLSGSQAAGVFSIPAYASETTPITIDMSHTYQTIDNFGASDAWSMDPIGENWSEENKEKVADLLFSTDKGIGLSAWRFNIGAGSSETDQLIISNPWRRAEAFKQTETSPYDWTKQAGQQWFLRAAKARGVGTLIGFVNSPPVWMTKNGHAQPDSSVGSTNLKPDYVDDFAAYLADVTKHFDEQGLHFDYISPINEPVWTWDGAGQEGNRYNNSDIKSVVNALYAALSDHGLTTKISAPEGVEITSLLNDEFYQKFTATLTSSQDNPTQYSGGANSMGVGKYREYIKDMLSDPAFAAKIDNMIGSHSYWSDFASAEQGDRLGYLHDLLWQNLMEVNPAARYWMTEYCILGDGGDVHGSGRDLGIDPALYMARTIHYDLVKANASAWQWWTAVSKEDYKDGLIYTDYKFPGDKQTIYESKMLWGLGNYSKFIRPGAKRVDLQGLADNDPTGLMGSAYVNEADNKLTNVYVNYSNEPQSVSIQVTHVPSGYQIFGLTPYVTSSTESLAEQPLITPDDQGVFTYIIPARSIVTLSGDYYPTDQAPAPTELTSLTSLNKAAEVKFAKASGADRYKITYGTNPNNLDQSVIVTATDYTLQGLTNNSTYYVRVSAMNDFGESEASPAQSVTPELKPPASIKAKALDGGFK, encoded by the coding sequence ATGGGGCTGTTTAAAAAGTCAAGTACTGCCATGCTTTCTTTATTCATTACACTTTCCGGCAGTCAGGCGGCCGGGGTGTTTTCAATTCCTGCATACGCTTCAGAAACAACTCCTATTACCATTGATATGAGCCATACGTATCAAACAATCGATAATTTTGGAGCATCGGATGCCTGGTCTATGGATCCCATTGGCGAGAACTGGTCTGAAGAGAATAAGGAGAAAGTAGCGGATCTATTATTCTCAACCGATAAAGGAATTGGCTTATCCGCATGGCGCTTTAATATTGGTGCAGGTTCATCCGAAACGGATCAGTTGATCATATCCAACCCATGGAGAAGAGCAGAAGCTTTCAAGCAGACGGAAACTTCGCCTTACGATTGGACGAAGCAAGCTGGTCAGCAATGGTTTCTTCGGGCAGCCAAGGCTCGAGGCGTCGGCACGTTGATTGGTTTTGTTAACAGTCCTCCTGTATGGATGACGAAGAACGGCCATGCACAGCCGGACTCTAGCGTTGGATCTACCAATCTTAAGCCAGATTATGTAGATGACTTCGCAGCTTATCTAGCCGATGTAACGAAACACTTTGATGAGCAGGGCCTTCATTTTGACTACATAAGCCCTATTAATGAGCCTGTTTGGACATGGGATGGAGCGGGTCAGGAAGGGAATCGTTATAATAACAGCGATATCAAAAGTGTAGTAAATGCACTCTATGCTGCACTTAGCGATCATGGACTTACGACAAAAATCAGTGCCCCGGAAGGCGTTGAAATCACTTCGCTGCTGAATGACGAATTCTATCAGAAGTTCACGGCTACGCTTACTAGCTCCCAAGATAATCCCACACAGTACTCAGGCGGAGCGAATTCCATGGGCGTAGGCAAATATCGGGAATACATCAAGGATATGCTGAGTGACCCGGCCTTCGCAGCAAAAATAGACAATATGATCGGTTCGCATTCTTACTGGTCTGATTTTGCAAGTGCGGAGCAGGGAGACCGATTGGGATATTTGCACGATTTGTTATGGCAAAATCTCATGGAAGTAAACCCTGCCGCTCGTTATTGGATGACAGAATACTGCATCTTGGGGGATGGCGGCGATGTTCACGGAAGCGGACGAGACCTAGGGATTGATCCTGCTTTGTATATGGCGAGGACCATTCATTATGACTTAGTCAAGGCGAATGCTTCTGCATGGCAATGGTGGACTGCTGTATCCAAAGAGGATTACAAGGACGGTCTCATTTATACTGACTACAAATTCCCCGGCGATAAGCAGACGATTTATGAGTCAAAGATGCTGTGGGGATTGGGGAATTATAGTAAATTTATTCGTCCAGGTGCCAAACGTGTTGATCTTCAAGGTCTAGCAGATAACGATCCGACGGGTCTTATGGGCTCGGCATACGTTAACGAGGCAGACAACAAACTGACCAATGTCTATGTGAATTATTCGAACGAACCTCAATCTGTATCGATACAGGTTACTCATGTACCTAGTGGTTATCAGATATTCGGGCTAACACCTTATGTAACTTCATCAACGGAAAGCTTAGCCGAACAGCCCTTAATCACTCCGGATGACCAAGGTGTCTTCACGTATATCATTCCTGCCCGATCGATCGTTACGCTGAGTGGCGATTACTATCCAACGGATCAAGCTCCTGCACCAACTGAGCTGACCTCGTTGACATCTCTGAATAAAGCAGCAGAAGTGAAATTTGCTAAAGCGTCCGGTGCAGATCGCTATAAGATTACTTATGGCACCAATCCTAATAATTTGGATCAAAGCGTGATCGTAACGGCAACCGATTATACGTTGCAAGGACTCACGAACAACAGCACATATTATGTACGTGTATCAGCTATGAATGATTTTGGGGAGAGTGAAGCCTCTCCAGCACAGTCTGTTACTCCGGAATTGAAGCCACCGGCGAGCATTAAGGCGAAAGCTTTGGACGGGGGATTCAAATAA
- a CDS encoding carbohydrate ABC transporter permease, which produces METAIGKHRGKDFSSSLVRTVGYITIGLFALGCVLPFLLVLGTSFTAEKSITLHGYNLWPKDFSVFAYKIVFENPQMIVGSYAVTLGITIVGTAIGLFIVAMTGYSLQRPDFPYRNRISFFIYFTTLFQGGVVPFYLIMTQWLHLKDNYLAVLLPGLMSPFLIIMMKSFVKSIPHAITESAKIDGAGDFNIFAKLILPMTTPALATIGLFIALGYWNEWYNSMLFLSPDMKYRPLQLFLYNVVTSADFIKNSSVSSNIQPRDMPLESMKMATAVVATGPVILFYPLVQRFFIQGITVGAVKG; this is translated from the coding sequence ATGGAAACTGCTATAGGTAAGCATCGGGGCAAGGATTTCTCTTCCTCCCTGGTTCGAACAGTTGGTTATATCACGATAGGATTGTTTGCTCTTGGTTGCGTACTGCCTTTTTTACTTGTATTGGGAACGTCTTTTACAGCCGAGAAGTCCATTACACTGCATGGATATAATCTATGGCCGAAAGACTTCAGCGTATTCGCGTATAAAATCGTATTCGAGAATCCTCAGATGATCGTCGGTTCTTATGCGGTTACTTTAGGCATTACCATTGTCGGGACAGCTATTGGATTATTTATCGTGGCGATGACTGGCTACTCGCTGCAGCGTCCTGATTTTCCATATCGCAATCGGATCTCGTTTTTTATTTACTTCACAACGTTGTTTCAAGGCGGGGTCGTTCCCTTCTACTTGATTATGACTCAGTGGCTGCATCTCAAGGATAATTATTTGGCTGTATTGCTGCCGGGACTCATGAGTCCGTTTCTGATCATTATGATGAAAAGCTTTGTCAAATCAATACCGCACGCGATTACAGAGTCAGCTAAAATCGATGGGGCAGGGGATTTCAACATCTTTGCCAAGTTGATTCTGCCCATGACAACGCCGGCACTAGCCACAATCGGTTTGTTCATTGCCTTAGGCTATTGGAATGAATGGTACAATTCGATGCTGTTCCTGTCTCCGGACATGAAATACCGTCCGCTGCAGCTATTTTTGTACAACGTGGTGACCAGCGCCGATTTTATCAAAAATTCTTCGGTATCATCCAACATCCAACCGCGGGATATGCCGCTCGAATCGATGAAAATGGCTACAGCGGTCGTGGCGACCGGACCGGTCATCTTGTTCTATCCTTTGGTTCAACGCTTCTTTATCCAAGGGATAACCGTAGGAGCGGTGAAAGGTTAG
- a CDS encoding ABC transporter substrate-binding protein: MKKFIGKMLGVSIAVILTANLAACSSSTGGTDSNNTNNDSGQPAASDAGKSSTSEFQTISYVMLGDKPKNGQFEKVMEKVNALLKQKANANLEVKWVEWADWQTKYNLLLASGEPLDLITVATDWLDTWQNSQKGAFMPLDKLLPQYAPLTYKEVPPEDWAETKYNNQIMLIPEDHYTQWVNHGFLYRGDWAKEFGINEPIKDFDALGKYLQGVKDNKPGVIPWDSNGTNVTTIGGYVNTRTDALELPVSTGLFPLFYGKSYDEKYTAYSPIFDSVFEDYAKLMKDWGDKGYWREDVLNYSGCLPSRGRNEWRLHEIRR, translated from the coding sequence ATGAAAAAGTTCATTGGCAAAATGTTGGGGGTATCCATTGCAGTCATACTAACCGCAAATCTTGCAGCTTGCAGCAGTTCAACAGGTGGAACGGATAGTAATAATACGAACAATGACTCAGGCCAACCGGCTGCATCTGATGCAGGAAAAAGCTCGACCAGCGAGTTTCAAACCATTTCCTACGTCATGCTTGGAGATAAACCGAAAAACGGCCAGTTCGAGAAGGTGATGGAGAAAGTTAATGCGCTCTTGAAGCAGAAAGCGAATGCAAATCTGGAAGTAAAGTGGGTGGAGTGGGCAGATTGGCAGACCAAATACAATCTCCTGCTAGCCTCCGGGGAACCTCTGGATTTGATTACTGTTGCGACGGACTGGTTAGATACTTGGCAAAACTCTCAAAAAGGCGCTTTTATGCCGTTGGACAAATTACTGCCGCAATACGCCCCGTTAACCTATAAAGAGGTTCCGCCTGAGGATTGGGCCGAAACCAAATACAATAATCAGATCATGTTGATTCCTGAGGATCATTACACACAGTGGGTGAATCACGGATTTTTGTATCGGGGAGATTGGGCGAAGGAATTCGGCATCAACGAACCGATCAAGGATTTTGATGCACTAGGCAAGTATTTACAAGGCGTGAAGGACAACAAGCCCGGAGTTATTCCTTGGGATTCCAACGGAACGAACGTAACCACGATCGGCGGGTATGTGAATACGCGCACGGACGCGTTGGAGCTTCCGGTAAGTACAGGTTTGTTCCCGCTATTCTATGGTAAATCGTATGATGAGAAGTATACGGCGTACAGCCCGATCTTTGATTCCGTCTTCGAGGACTATGCCAAATTAATGAAGGATTGGGGCGACAAGGGTTATTGGAGA
- a CDS encoding AbfB domain-containing protein, which produces MHLIYWQTKHYNYQLVLNKDDGTDQFKQDATFYRVQGLADSSKVSYHSYNFPTYYIRHFNYKLRIDPIATTTDKQDATFIEH; this is translated from the coding sequence TTGCACCTGATCTATTGGCAAACGAAACATTATAATTACCAGCTTGTTCTAAATAAAGATGATGGCACGGACCAGTTTAAACAGGACGCGACTTTTTATAGAGTGCAAGGGCTAGCAGACTCATCCAAGGTCTCTTATCATTCCTATAACTTCCCAACCTATTACATCCGGCACTTTAATTACAAACTACGAATTGATCCGATTGCAACTACAACGGATAAACAGGATGCAACCTTTATCGAGCATTAA
- a CDS encoding ABC transporter substrate-binding protein encodes MKIPARLFASMLTLGLVIGCQSSPINNQNEVKSHADTKEVTITWLHHFDEEGARRWLEQGTAMYTKLHPEVNFHLVGVDGGNYMNLLRTRVVADNMPDLYMIDTISSSLDIIDKGYAADVSDQPFIHKIQEKYLNGVKTSDGKIWAMPIDVNGVGVIYNKDVFAKAGITKVPATWAEFIQVCQQLRKVGVTPIAAGFKDQWTLFTDIAPDLLANETL; translated from the coding sequence ATGAAGATACCTGCACGTTTGTTCGCTTCAATGTTGACTTTAGGTCTGGTGATCGGCTGTCAGTCTAGCCCCATAAACAATCAAAATGAAGTGAAGTCACATGCGGATACCAAAGAAGTCACGATAACTTGGCTGCATCATTTTGACGAAGAAGGTGCCCGTAGGTGGTTGGAACAGGGAACGGCCATGTACACCAAACTTCATCCTGAAGTCAATTTTCATTTGGTAGGTGTCGATGGAGGCAACTACATGAACCTGCTGCGTACGCGAGTTGTCGCTGACAATATGCCGGACTTATATATGATTGATACGATTTCCTCTTCTCTCGATATTATCGACAAAGGATATGCAGCGGATGTAAGCGATCAGCCCTTTATTCATAAGATCCAAGAGAAATATCTTAATGGAGTGAAAACGTCCGACGGGAAGATCTGGGCCATGCCTATTGATGTGAATGGAGTCGGGGTTATTTATAACAAGGATGTGTTTGCTAAAGCAGGCATAACTAAGGTCCCGGCTACGTGGGCGGAGTTTATTCAAGTTTGTCAGCAGTTACGGAAGGTAGGTGTAACCCCTATCGCTGCGGGATTCAAAGATCAATGGACACTGTTTACTGATATTGCACCTGATCTATTGGCAAACGAAACATTATAA